One genomic region from Gossypium hirsutum isolate 1008001.06 chromosome D13, Gossypium_hirsutum_v2.1, whole genome shotgun sequence encodes:
- the LOC107926006 gene encoding uncharacterized protein: protein MVCAKRFASFLNVSEVNPSKMFRNKGRCCKSRSNILMQFRSYNQDPILPIPCYNSGCQLRSLLVKRPIIINLYGCARWGYPGRYINISFFYFYPSRGPKGRNKTTFFDTVSSLQKPR from the exons ATGGTATGTGCAAAGCGATTTGCTTCCTTTCTTAATGTGTCTGAAGTGAATCCATCGAAAATGTTCCGCAATAAG GGCCGCTGCTGCAAAAGCAGATCCAACATTCTCATGCAGTTTCGATCTTACAATCAGGACCCGATCCTCCCCATTCCTTGCTACAACTCCGGATGCCAATTGAGATCTTTGCTTGTCAAACGCCCCATCATAATTAATCTTTATGGTTGTGCCAGATGGGGGTACCCAGGTCGTTATATCAACATTTCTT TCTTTTATTTCTATCCGTCCAGAGGGCCAAAAGGGCGCAACAAAACAACCTTCTTTGATACAGTGAGCTCTCTTCAAAAACCTAGATAA